A DNA window from Candidatus Eisenbacteria bacterium contains the following coding sequences:
- a CDS encoding TolC family protein: SGSIDFGRSRFQQTLEDLQGPGPLPAELDVERYNTTWQGTVRASLPIFSGLQIEGDVRQAKGALLEAEALRRQRELDVQVEVQQAWLLLRESIQQIEVTREGLASAEEDYKFSKGRYDLGAGTYLDLLTAEVNLANARSRLIEAVADAHTAEAGLEFAVGAKRY; the protein is encoded by the coding sequence TCAGCGGCTCGATCGACTTCGGGCGGAGCCGGTTCCAGCAGACGCTGGAAGACCTTCAGGGTCCGGGCCCGCTTCCTGCCGAGCTCGACGTGGAACGCTACAACACGACGTGGCAGGGGACGGTTCGCGCCAGCCTTCCGATCTTCAGCGGACTTCAGATCGAGGGCGATGTCCGCCAGGCCAAGGGAGCACTGCTCGAAGCCGAGGCGCTCCGTCGCCAGCGCGAGCTCGACGTGCAGGTCGAGGTGCAGCAGGCCTGGCTCCTCCTCCGCGAGTCCATCCAGCAGATCGAAGTGACGCGCGAGGGGCTCGCGTCTGCCGAGGAGGATTACAAGTTCTCGAAGGGACGGTACGATCTTGGAGCCGGGACCTACCTGGACCTCCTCACCGCCGAGGTGAACCTCGCGAACGCGCGGTCGCGCCTGATCGAGGCGGTGGCCGACGCGCACACCGCCGAAGCCGGCCTCGAGTTCGCGGTCGGCGCGAAGCGCTACTAG
- a CDS encoding efflux RND transporter periplasmic adaptor subunit, whose translation MSGRRKKILLIGGGALLLLVIVVANLKRSAGGQVAVQAADVKRARITSTVRAPGRIQPETQVKLSAYVPGEVKVLAVEEGDAVRKGQFLLQIDDTQYRAQVREASAGLAAARSVLRREEAALAQSESLLRRREALREKDLVSAEELDQSRTQVSTDRARVDASREDVRRLEALLQVAQDNLRKTRFDSPIAGVVTQVNIEQGEIVVTGTMNNPGTVILTVADLSRMEVEADVDETDVASIFLGQTAKVKVDAMPDTTLTGRVTQIANSPEITAAETQEQQTNFQVDVEIDNPPPTLRPGMTADVEIQTAERDSVLTVPIQSIVVRTPADLEPPRKGKKRRGSSAEAKQESTATAPAGGAAGAAGGAAGKPEEIRGVFVIVDGKVQFRRVKPGIASDTDFEVVGELKPGEKVVTGPHRVLRTLKPEQKVKIEEPKRQPGKESR comes from the coding sequence ATGAGCGGACGAAGGAAGAAGATCCTCCTGATCGGGGGCGGGGCGCTCCTCCTCCTCGTGATCGTCGTCGCCAATCTCAAGCGATCGGCCGGGGGCCAGGTCGCCGTGCAGGCGGCCGACGTGAAGCGGGCGCGGATCACGTCGACCGTCCGGGCGCCGGGGAGAATCCAGCCCGAGACGCAGGTGAAACTGAGCGCGTACGTGCCGGGCGAGGTGAAGGTGCTGGCGGTCGAGGAAGGGGACGCGGTCCGGAAGGGACAGTTCCTCCTCCAGATCGACGACACGCAGTACCGCGCGCAGGTGCGCGAGGCGTCGGCAGGGCTGGCGGCGGCGCGCTCCGTGCTCCGCCGCGAGGAGGCCGCGCTCGCGCAGTCCGAGTCGCTCCTCCGCCGGCGCGAGGCGCTCCGTGAGAAGGATCTCGTTTCGGCGGAAGAGCTGGACCAGTCCCGGACCCAGGTGAGCACGGACCGGGCGCGCGTGGACGCGAGCCGCGAGGACGTGAGGCGCCTCGAGGCGCTCCTCCAGGTCGCGCAGGACAACCTGCGGAAGACCCGGTTCGACTCGCCGATCGCGGGGGTCGTGACCCAAGTCAACATCGAGCAAGGCGAGATCGTGGTCACGGGCACGATGAACAACCCGGGAACGGTGATCCTCACGGTGGCGGATCTCTCCCGGATGGAGGTCGAGGCGGACGTGGACGAGACGGACGTGGCGTCGATTTTCCTGGGGCAGACCGCGAAGGTGAAGGTGGACGCGATGCCCGACACGACGCTCACGGGCCGTGTCACCCAGATCGCGAACTCTCCCGAGATCACGGCTGCCGAGACGCAGGAGCAGCAGACGAACTTCCAGGTGGACGTGGAGATCGACAACCCGCCGCCGACGCTTCGTCCGGGGATGACGGCGGACGTGGAGATCCAGACCGCGGAGCGGGACAGCGTGCTCACGGTGCCGATCCAGTCGATCGTCGTGCGGACGCCGGCAGATCTCGAGCCGCCGCGGAAGGGGAAGAAGCGGCGGGGCTCGAGTGCCGAGGCGAAACAGGAGTCCACGGCCACGGCTCCGGCCGGAGGCGCGGCGGGTGCCGCCGGTGGCGCCGCGGGGAAGCCCGAGGAGATTCGCGGCGTGTTCGTGATCGTGGACGGGAAGGTCCAGTTCCGCCGCGTGAAACCGGGAATCGCGAGCGACACCGATTTCGAGGTCGTGGGGGAGTTGAAGCCGGGCGAGAAGGTCGTGACCGGGCCCCATCGCGTGCTGCGTACGCTCAAGCCCGAGCAGAAGGTGAAGATCGAGGAACCCAAGCGCCAGCCGGGGAAGGAGTCGCGGTGA
- a CDS encoding ABC transporter ATP-binding protein — MGDTEVRALDGVSLRINPGEYVAVMGPSGSGKSTLMNIVGCLDTPTSGSYKLRGTEIRERDDDELARIRNQEIGFVFQTFNLLPRADALHNVELPLIYAGKPSAERRERAKKVLAMVGLGDRMHHRPNELSGGQRQRVAIARALVNGPSLVLADEPTGNLDSKTGIEILGLLDEIHSQGNTVILVTHEEDVAARAHRIVRLRDGKIESDRATRS; from the coding sequence ATGGGGGACACCGAGGTGCGGGCCCTGGACGGGGTCTCGCTCCGGATCAACCCGGGCGAGTACGTCGCGGTCATGGGACCCTCGGGCTCGGGGAAGTCCACCCTCATGAACATCGTGGGCTGCCTCGACACGCCGACGTCGGGCTCCTACAAGCTCCGCGGTACGGAGATCCGGGAGCGCGACGACGACGAGCTCGCGCGCATCCGGAACCAGGAGATCGGGTTCGTCTTCCAGACGTTCAACCTCCTCCCGCGCGCGGACGCGCTCCACAACGTGGAGCTGCCCCTGATCTACGCCGGAAAGCCGTCGGCGGAGCGGCGCGAGCGGGCGAAGAAGGTGCTCGCGATGGTGGGTCTCGGCGACCGCATGCACCACCGGCCGAACGAGCTCTCCGGAGGGCAGCGCCAGCGCGTCGCGATCGCGCGCGCGCTCGTGAACGGTCCCTCGCTCGTCCTCGCGGATGAACCCACGGGGAACCTCGACTCGAAGACGGGGATCGAGATCCTGGGGCTCCTGGACGAGATCCACAGCCAGGGGAACACGGTCATCCTGGTCACGCACGAGGAGGACGTGGCGGCCCGGGCGCATCGCATCGTGCGGCTCCGGGACGGCAAGATCGAGAGCGACCGCGCGACGCGGTCGTGA
- a CDS encoding ABC transporter permease, translating to MTPLRAPRRDFWLTLGENLRIAVRALRANKMRTVLTIIGNVVAVMSVIAVVSIIDGVNTYVSEKVLDQGLRVIYIDKFGLITDEEEWRLAQRRRDLTLYEMEALEARMRLARRVVGQVQTSKSVRARGTELKNVRIYGTTEGYPDVGKYEMAEGRELDASDFERRRPVAVIGSEVAEKLFPYVDPVGQSLRVSGHDLRVVGILAARGNVLGQSQDNIVLIPMGQFTKMYGSRESLTILVSGQEDVSLDRLEDEARVVLRSARHVPLGKPDDFAISTAETYMALYQTLTSGIFAGTIGLVAISLVVGGIVIMNIMLVAVTERTREIGIRKAVGARRADLVSQFLSEAVVLALLGGVVGVLAGVSIALLIRAVTPLPATIQPWSVAISLAVASSVGLFFGVYPATRAAKLDPIVALRQE from the coding sequence ATGACCCCCCTTCGCGCGCCCCGGCGCGACTTCTGGCTCACCCTCGGGGAGAACCTTCGCATCGCCGTGCGCGCCCTCCGCGCCAACAAGATGCGCACCGTCCTCACGATCATCGGGAACGTCGTCGCGGTGATGTCCGTGATCGCGGTCGTGTCGATCATCGACGGCGTGAACACCTACGTCTCCGAGAAGGTCCTCGACCAGGGCCTCCGCGTCATCTACATCGACAAGTTCGGGCTGATCACGGACGAGGAGGAGTGGCGGCTCGCCCAGCGCCGTCGCGACCTGACGCTGTACGAGATGGAGGCGCTGGAGGCGCGGATGCGCCTCGCCCGGCGGGTCGTGGGCCAGGTCCAGACGAGCAAGTCGGTGCGGGCCCGCGGAACCGAGCTGAAGAACGTCCGCATCTACGGCACGACGGAGGGATACCCCGACGTCGGGAAGTACGAGATGGCGGAAGGGCGGGAGCTGGACGCGAGCGACTTCGAGCGGCGCCGCCCCGTCGCGGTGATCGGCTCCGAGGTGGCCGAGAAGCTCTTCCCGTACGTCGATCCGGTCGGCCAGTCGCTCCGGGTCTCGGGGCACGACCTCCGTGTGGTGGGCATCCTCGCGGCGCGGGGCAACGTCCTCGGTCAGAGCCAGGACAACATCGTTCTGATCCCGATGGGGCAGTTCACGAAGATGTACGGCTCCCGCGAGTCCCTCACGATCCTCGTGAGCGGCCAGGAAGACGTTTCACTCGACCGCCTCGAGGACGAGGCGCGCGTGGTGCTGCGGTCCGCCCGTCACGTGCCGCTCGGGAAGCCGGACGACTTCGCCATCTCCACCGCCGAGACGTACATGGCTCTGTATCAAACCCTGACGAGCGGCATCTTCGCGGGGACGATCGGATTGGTCGCGATCTCGCTGGTGGTGGGCGGGATCGTGATCATGAACATCATGCTCGTCGCGGTCACGGAGCGCACGCGGGAGATCGGGATCCGGAAGGCGGTGGGCGCGCGGCGCGCGGACCTCGTCTCCCAGTTCCTGAGCGAGGCGGTGGTGCTCGCGCTCCTGGGGGGCGTCGTGGGGGTCCTGGCGGGGGTATCGATCGCGCTCCTGATCCGGGCCGTCACGCCGCTCCCGGCGACGATCCAGCCCTGGTCGGTCGCGATCAGCCTCGCGGTGGCGTCGTCGGTGGGGCTCTTCTTCGGCGTCTACCCCGCGACCCGGGCCGCGAAGCTCGACCCGATCGTCGCCTTGCGGCAGGAATAG
- a CDS encoding ABC transporter permease, which produces MAIPVREGTSIALQALRTNKLRSFLTILGVIIGITSIMAMISIIEGLNKSMKAQLASIGTDVLYIRPFAPGAWVGDMPERRRKWFQPEDVDAILRGAPDVVAVAPLNFQQTRIRYGEAESRVIAVIGTTPDYMITNNYAADNGRVFTVSEVEHRAPVAVIGSDHVETLFPHVNPVGKTISIGGKPFTVIGTAEPRGKFLGMSMDDLVMVPYTTLEKWFGPDLPFVMNAKPVSPDRIDAAREQIAEVLRRQRKVQYHQEDNFAVFTDQSLVDLYGQITGAFYLVMVVISSIGLMVGGIGVMNIMLVSVTERTREIGVRKALGARQRDVLWQFLVEAMTLTGVGGVIGVLAGLGAGKLVDILSPLTFAVPIWGILLAFGSATAIGLFFGIYPAMKAARLDPVEALRYE; this is translated from the coding sequence GTGGCGATTCCGGTCCGGGAAGGCACGTCGATCGCGCTCCAGGCGCTCCGGACGAACAAGCTCCGGTCCTTCCTCACGATCCTTGGAGTGATCATCGGGATCACGTCCATCATGGCGATGATCTCGATCATCGAGGGACTGAACAAGAGCATGAAAGCCCAGCTCGCCTCGATCGGAACGGACGTCCTCTACATCCGCCCCTTCGCGCCGGGCGCGTGGGTGGGGGATATGCCCGAGCGCCGCCGGAAATGGTTCCAGCCCGAGGACGTCGACGCGATCCTGCGCGGCGCCCCCGACGTGGTCGCGGTCGCGCCCTTGAATTTCCAGCAGACCCGGATCCGGTACGGGGAGGCGGAATCTCGGGTGATCGCCGTGATCGGCACGACGCCCGACTACATGATCACGAACAACTACGCCGCCGACAACGGCCGCGTCTTCACCGTCTCCGAGGTCGAGCACCGCGCTCCCGTCGCCGTCATCGGCTCCGATCACGTCGAGACCCTCTTCCCTCATGTGAATCCCGTGGGGAAGACGATCTCGATCGGCGGGAAGCCCTTCACCGTGATCGGCACAGCCGAGCCGCGGGGGAAGTTCCTCGGGATGAGCATGGACGATCTCGTGATGGTGCCCTACACGACGCTCGAGAAGTGGTTCGGGCCCGACCTCCCCTTCGTGATGAACGCCAAGCCGGTGTCTCCGGACCGGATCGACGCGGCCCGGGAGCAGATCGCCGAGGTCCTGCGCCGGCAGCGGAAGGTGCAGTACCACCAGGAGGACAACTTCGCGGTGTTCACGGACCAATCCCTGGTGGATCTCTACGGCCAGATCACCGGTGCGTTCTACCTCGTGATGGTCGTCATTTCCTCGATCGGCCTGATGGTGGGCGGGATCGGAGTGATGAATATCATGCTCGTATCCGTGACGGAGCGTACTCGGGAGATCGGCGTTCGCAAGGCGTTGGGCGCCCGCCAGCGGGACGTGCTCTGGCAGTTCCTCGTGGAGGCGATGACCCTAACCGGCGTAGGCGGCGTGATCGGCGTACTCGCCGGGTTGGGCGCTGGGAAGCTCGTGGACATCCTGTCGCCTCTCACGTTCGCCGTGCCGATTTGGGGCATCCTCCTCGCCTTCGGCTCCGCCACCGCCATCGGTCTCTTCTTCGGCATCTATCCCGCGATGAAAGCAGCAAGGCTCGACCCCGTCGAGGCTCTACGGTACGAGTGA